The Juglans microcarpa x Juglans regia isolate MS1-56 chromosome 8D, Jm3101_v1.0, whole genome shotgun sequence genomic sequence CTTTATGTACGGACATGGCCCATGTTCACAAGTACATTGGGGTACTACTATTACAATTAATGAGATGAATTCGATcgttaaaaaaatcaaaataaatacattaattaGTTGTAAGCTAGACATGTAATGAAATCGTCACTGATCATGTGATCATCTTctttatcatcatcatgtacgtacgtagacTTAATTCCTCTAATTaactagcatgcatatatatatatatatatatagcatgagTACTGGCTTTTGCATgctagatagatatatataaatttataattcatatatatgtgGGCGTCGGTGCATGCAACCAAATTTAAAACAGGACTCATGATCTCACGTGCCCTTCACGTGTTATGAATGAACACTGGCAGCTTTTTATTAATCTTCATGAATTAATTAAGAAAGCAAAAAGCTTTTTACAGTACTAGTACTAATCAATTGCCTGATGATCATTAATAAATATCTTGATAATTATGCTGCAGCTGAAAATATGCTGCAGCTACTCATGTTTCTTTGAAAccaatcaaaaataatcatcatcaaTTACTACATTGCTGCTCAATTTAATTAAGCATGATCATCATCCTAATTATTAACTTAATTAGAAACCTACCTAGAaacatatgtgtatatatatatttatatatatgtatgtatcttCTATATATCTTCTCCTTTTCTATAATGATGACATGATGAAATTACATGTACAAAGCTCAAACTTATTTCTCTGTTATCATATTGTATATACACGTACGTACGatgaatattatatatccacacacacacacacacatatatatatatataaactgaatttctttttttctcctgatcataaagaaagaagaaaagcaaaaggaTTTAATTAAAATCTTCATACAAGTAATGAATTAAAGCTGCTTCCAGTATATATCCATTTGATTTCTTTTCTGATCTCATAGGTGGCGGTCACTACCTGAGAAATCATGATCAATGGTGCAATGGGTTCGGACCGGTGGGGACATGACGCTTTTCAACCCCATAACGCGGATCAATCTCGCTCTCACCAGCCGGCTCCTGCTGCGCCTTAGCTGAACGTTTCCGGTGGTGCCCATGCTGCTGATCATCATGTCGTCGTTGATGTTGTTTTACGAACGGCGTGAAGTCAAATTTGCTGGCTAGAACTTTTCTGCTGCTGATCAAAGGGTGAGGAGAGAGCGATGATGACGAATGGCTCATATTGGTGGCGATGTGTTTGTCGTTGATGATCTTGGAGTACTTTAAGCGGTAGAATTCATGAaacaggaagaagaagagagagaaccGGAGAAGAATGAGAATTAATTGAGGGAGTTTCAAGGCCAtggtggaggaggagaagaaggaagatcaGGGTATATAAGGAGAGGAAGCATGGAGCGGCTATCTAGCAATGAATTAATGAGGAAATTAAACTCAAATAAGGGGAGATGAGTTTGCAGTAGTAGATGGAATATTTTCGTTGTTTGACAGCTTGAATATTAATGTAATGAAGTACTGATATAAGATATGAAGGACGGTTGAAATCTGTGTGTTTTTGCCTTCCATGTGAAACAATTGAGAGAACCTTTTTATGCTTATTTattgagagagacagagagagatgtAGACCCTTTTCCAATGAAAGTTCCTTAgaaataaaggaagaaaaaaaaaaaagggagaataATTAATATCGATTGTCAAACCTTGAATTATGTATGATTGTGCTTATTATTAGcatcttgaatttttttctctgtctctctacaGGTGCTGCAACATATGATGCATGATTGGGTACGTACAAGGAATTGCAACAAATTTAATGTACGGTACGTACGTACTGGGGAAGATGCaatcgttatatatatatatatatatatatatatatatatatatatttatataagtgaGGGCTGGCCCACAAGGCTCGAGTAGTTTTAGGGCCCGAGGACAAAGGGTGGGCCGGACCAAGTCAGTCCGAGAGGAGAAGCAGTCGGGCAATATGCTCTTGCTAAAGGATGGAATGCAGAATTGTCTGATGACACTATTGGCCGACAAGCCCAACACGCGAGGTCAATGACAATCTTTGTCCTTGAATCCCAACATCTAGACAGGCCCAAGGAGTGGACGCATCTAATCGGGGTcacgccgcatttaatgaaGGGCGGAAACCAGCACGCCACGATAGggagccacgccgcatttaatgaaGCCTGAGGCTAAGCACGCCATAACGTGCCCCCTGGGTTGTCAGTGATCACCACAATCAAGTCTGGCAAATCTTTTGCACAACAAGGAGTTAATAGGGACACACAGCCTGAGTATTGAGTGATACATCCACAATCCCTTTCCCAAAGATTGGTCCCAACCAGTTATATATACCCCCTCCCTCAACGAGGAGAGGGGTTTAGACTTTTTGATACTTTGATTTCATAGTTTCATAAGGAGATCGCATACTAACTTTGGTATCATAGATATCCCTCACCATCCTGAATCTCTCATTTATTCATAGTTCCAAGTGGATGAACTGGGTCACCTTGGAGTTGCTCAGGCtgcaaaacacgacatcaacagtggtGTCGTCTGTGAGATCCTTTTTCCTATAGTAACGTGTCCTTTGCATGCCGACAACCACACGTTCCCAAGCATCAcgacaagaagaagaacaatTCGAAGCGATGGAAGCAAGGGCCAATGAGAGGAGTGAAACCATACAGAAACTTATATAAAAGGTAATGGCTCTCCACTAGGAGAATGCCACTCTATGGAGAACCGAAGTGGGATTGGAGGGAGATGAGCCTAGCTAGAAAGCTAAATTGCAGTGAATCTTGGAGGAACAACTCCGAAGAAGAGAGGTGTATAATGCACCTCGAGCTCCGGGAGCTCAGGGATAAATATGCCGAAATGGCCAAATGGATAGGCACGTCGTCCTCAGTGGAACAACTGCTCACTAGCACAGACCTGCTGTATAGCACCGAAGTCATGGCGGTTCCTCTCCCCCCGATATTCAAAGTTCTGCAAGTGGATGCATACGACGGGTCCATGGACCCTCTAGAGCACTTGAAAACATTCAAGACCCACATGACCCTGCATGGATTCCCAGGAGAAGTCACCTGCAGAGCATTCCTGCTCACATTGAAGGGGGCGACGAGGGCT encodes the following:
- the LOC121243058 gene encoding CLAVATA3/ESR (CLE)-related protein 12 is translated as MALKLPQLILILLRFSLFFFLFHEFYRLKYSKIINDKHIATNMSHSSSSLSPHPLISSRKVLASKFDFTPFVKQHQRRHDDQQHGHHRKRSAKAQQEPAGESEIDPRYGVEKRHVPTGPNPLHH